From one Paeniglutamicibacter psychrophenolicus genomic stretch:
- a CDS encoding NAD(P)/FAD-dependent oxidoreductase has translation MSNTQTPENVVVIGAGMVGLATAWYLQERGVNVTVVDRDGVAAGSSWGNAGWLTPALTLPLSEPSVLTYGLKTMFDPASPLYIPLSAKPSLIRFLLGFARHCTPGKWREAMAVFSEIGATGLDAFDEISEANAVTRIGRDHAAVGGGASGSGGGTTTLGTGVSEPTKPAEPFLTGFKSLKDRDGLLHEFEGIRASGGQVEFDLLDAADIRAMEPTLGDGVKAGVAIHHQRFINPPKFMDSLADSVIARGGRITTDFEVADIREHAHGVEVIDVHGRTQGADAVVIATGAWLGKLARKFGVKRVVQAGRGYSFTVVPEVMPTHPIYFPAQRVACTPLGDRFRVAGTMEFRDADHPLEPKRIEAIVAAASPLFTGINWEDRQEEWVGSRPCTTDGLPLIGATRSNRVHVAGGHGMWGVALGPLTGKMLAAAITGESTPAVMRHFNPLR, from the coding sequence ATGAGCAATACGCAGACGCCGGAAAACGTGGTCGTCATCGGTGCGGGCATGGTGGGACTCGCCACCGCCTGGTACCTCCAGGAACGCGGTGTCAACGTCACCGTGGTGGACCGCGACGGCGTCGCCGCCGGGTCATCGTGGGGCAACGCCGGCTGGCTGACCCCCGCCCTCACGCTGCCGCTGAGCGAACCCTCGGTGCTCACCTATGGGCTGAAGACCATGTTCGATCCGGCCTCCCCGCTGTACATCCCGCTCTCGGCCAAGCCCTCGCTGATCCGCTTCCTGCTCGGCTTCGCCCGGCACTGCACCCCGGGCAAGTGGCGCGAGGCCATGGCCGTGTTCAGCGAGATCGGCGCCACCGGCCTGGATGCCTTCGACGAGATCTCCGAGGCCAACGCCGTCACCAGGATCGGCCGGGACCACGCGGCCGTCGGCGGCGGAGCCTCCGGAAGCGGCGGCGGAACCACGACCCTGGGCACCGGCGTTTCCGAACCCACCAAGCCGGCCGAACCCTTCCTGACCGGCTTCAAGAGCCTCAAGGACCGCGACGGGCTGCTGCACGAGTTCGAGGGCATCCGCGCCTCCGGCGGCCAGGTCGAATTCGACCTGCTGGACGCCGCGGACATCCGTGCCATGGAACCCACCCTCGGCGACGGCGTCAAGGCCGGTGTTGCGATCCACCACCAGCGCTTCATCAACCCGCCCAAGTTCATGGACTCCCTGGCCGACTCGGTCATCGCCCGCGGCGGGCGGATCACCACCGACTTCGAGGTCGCCGACATCCGCGAACACGCCCACGGGGTCGAGGTCATCGACGTCCACGGACGCACCCAGGGAGCCGATGCGGTGGTCATCGCCACCGGTGCCTGGCTGGGCAAGCTCGCGCGGAAATTCGGCGTCAAGCGCGTGGTCCAGGCCGGACGCGGCTACTCCTTCACCGTGGTTCCCGAGGTCATGCCGACCCACCCGATCTATTTCCCGGCCCAGCGCGTGGCCTGCACCCCGCTGGGCGACAGGTTCCGGGTGGCGGGCACCATGGAATTCCGCGATGCCGACCACCCGCTGGAGCCCAAGCGAATCGAGGCCATCGTCGCAGCGGCCTCCCCGCTGTTCACCGGCATCAACTGGGAGGACCGCCAGGAGGAATGGGTCGGATCCCGGCCCTGCACCACCGACGGGCTGCCGCTGATCGGGGCCACCCGCTCGAACCGCGTGCACGTGGCCGGCGGCCACGGCATGTGGGGCGTGGCGCTGGGCCCGCTGACCGGCAAGATGCTGGCCGCCGCGATCACCGGGGAATCGACCCCGGCGGTGATGCGGCACTTCAATCCGCTGCGCTGA